The DNA sequence CGGGGTGGCCGCTGCGACGGTTGCTGCTGAGGCTGGACGTTCCGTCGCACTGATCGAGCGCTACGGTTTCTGTGGCGGTGCTGCCGTGGCCGGCATGTCCGGCACGATCTGCGGCATGTATCTCGCCAGCGAACGCCAGAACCAGCCGGAACAGGTTGTTTTCGGCTTCACCGAGCGATTTCGGCAAGCGATCGAGCAACGTGGCGGTCTTACTAAGCCGCAGATCTATGGCAAGACCTTTACCGTGACCCATGATCCGCTCATGTGGCGGGAAACGGCTGACAGTTTTCTGGTCGAGGCTGATGTCTGCGTGCTGTTCCATACTGTTGTTACCGGCGTTCTCATGAGCGCTGACACCTATCGCGGTGTGATCGTGGAATCCAACGCTGGCCGGTCTATGATCTACGCCAAACGGATCATCGATGCTTCTGGCGATGCCGCCGTGGTTGCCCGTGCCGGACACCGCTATGTTTTTGGCGACAACGGGAAGATCCAAAACCCAACCATGTTCTTCAGGCTCGGCAATGTCGATATCGAGCGGTACTTAGCTTATTATGGCGAGGATACGATTTGCCCGCCCAAGCTGACCGAAGCCATCCAACAGGCCAATGCCAGTGGGGCTTATAACCTTCCGCGCCATAAGATCTGGATTTTCCCGACTCCCCGTGCCAATGAGCTGATGGTGAATGCGACCCGGCTCAGTAGCAAAGACGGCCGCATGCTGAATGTCATCGATCCCGCCGATTTTACGGAAGCGGAAATTTCCGGACGTCAGCAAGTCCGGGACTATGCCCGTTTCCTGGCCGAGACCGTGCCGGGTTGCGAGAACAGCTATGTGGTGGATACCGGCGTCGAAGCAGGGATTCGCCAAACACGCTCCATTGTCGGGGTAGACAGGCTGCGCAACGACGATGTCGTCGAAGGGCGCAAACGACCGGATGGCATCTGTCGTGTTCCTTGGCCCATTGAGCTGCATGCCGGCGAGAAACCAAAGCTGCACTGGCTTCTCGACGATTATTACGAAGTGCCATATTTGGCGCTTGTCCCGGAAATAGGCGAAAACATCATCGTGGCTGGACGTTGCCTAAGTGCTGAGCATGAAGCTCTCGCTTCCGCGCGCGTCACCGCCCAATGCTTCGAATACGGCCATGCCGCCGCGTCCGCAGCCATCATGTCTTTAAACGATAACACTCCCTTCCGCGACCTGCCGGGCGATGCCGTCCGCGACATGATGAAACGGAACGGCAGCGCTCTGTAGCATACCACGTCCCCTCCAGGATCGAACTTACATGCAGGCGGCCTTGCATCCGCCGCCCCAGGAGAAGAAAAAGATGTCCGACAAGACGCGTAAGACACTGCGGAGCGAATTTGAGCCTGGCACGACCCGCTGGGCAGTCCGCCGCGCTCAATGGCTGGCTATGGGTATCAAAGAGGAGGACTTTCACAAGCCGAAAATCGCGGTGGTGAATTCCTCCAGCGGCCTCTCGGTCTGCTATCAACACCTTGATGAGGTGTCGAAGGCCGTGCAGAGCGCCATTCGCGACGCCGGCGGATTGCCTTTCGAGATCCGCACCGTGGCCCCCTCCGACTTCGTAACGTCGGCCGGCCGCAAGGCCCGCTACCTGATGCCCTCGCGCGACCTTCTGGTCAACGATGTCGAGGTTCAGGTGGAAGGGGCGGAGCTGGACGGCATGGTGCTCCTGGCATCGTGCGATAAGACCACACCTGGCCAGTTGATGGCAGCGGGACGCCTGAACATTCCTTCTCTGGTGCTCACCTGCGGCTATCAGCTTGGCGGCCAGTGCGGCGGCAAGTCCGTTGATATCGAGGATCTGTACAACAGCGTCGGAACCTACAAGTCCGGCCAGATCACTCTGGACGATCTCACCGCCATGTCCTGTCAGGCCATCAAGGGGCCTGGCGTTTGCGCGGGTCTCGCTACAGCTAATTCCATGCATGTCCTGGCCGAGGCGCTTGGCATGGCCCTGACCGGGAATGCGCCGATTCGGGCCAACGGCCCGGCGCTCTACGACTATGCCGCAAAGGCAGGCAGCGCCATTGTCCGCTTGATCGAGCAGGATTTGCGCCCGCGCCAGATCATGACGCCTGGCGCTTTCCGCAATGCCATCCGCGTTGCACAGGCGCTGGGCTGCTCCGTGAATACGGTTCGCCATCTCACAGCTATTGCGATTGAGACCCAATGCGACATCGATGTCGTCGCCGAATATGACCGTCTCTCCCATGATTCCGTCCAGATCACCCAGGTTCGCCCGAACGGACCGCACCGCATCGAGGATCTCGATAAGGCGGGCGGCTGCGCCGGTGCCATGCGTCAGCTATCGCCGAAGCTGGATCTGGACGTCATGACCGTGACCGGTAAGACCATGGGCGCCAATCTCGCCGAGGTTCCCGCTCCGGATGAGACCTATATCCGGCCGCTGGACCGACCGTTCCGCAATGAACCCGGCCTTGTCATTATTCGCGGAAACCTTGCCCCCGATGGCGCCGTAGTCAAACTTTCAGCCGTCCCCGCTGCTGTACGCACTTTTGAGGGTACTGCGCGGGTCTTCGAGGACGAAGATCTGGCTATCAAAGGCTTGGAAGATGGCTCAATCCAGCGTGGGCAGGTGATCGTACTCCGCAATCTAGGGCCGAAGGGCGGACCGGGTACCGTCTTTGCTTGTAGTTTTATGGCGGCTCTTGTGGGAGCCGGCCTTAGCAGCGGCGTCGCCGTCGTAACGGACGGCGAGCTGTCCGGCCTCAACAGCGGCATCACCGTTGGCCAAGTCATGCCCGAGGCCGCCGAAGGGGGACCACTGGCGTTGGTCCGTGACGACGACCGCATCGCCATCGACCTCAACCAGCTCAGCATCGAATTGCTGGTACCCGACGCTGATCTCGCAGAGCGGGCCAAGAGCTGGACGCCGCCGGCACCACCATCCCAGTTCGGCTGGCTATCCCTCTACGGCCAGCTGGTGCAGCCGCTCTCCAAAGGGGCCGTGCTGGGACGTCGCAACTGGTGACGGCGATCAGCTGCCTATAGGTACAATAGCACCATCAACTACCTGAACCTCGGCGCGTTGGCTGGCGCTGTCATGGTCGCCTGAAGCGAATATAGCCAGCCCATACTGCGGCCAGTGTTCAAAAAGTTGCCGGTAATGTTTGCACCTGATTTCTGGCGCAAGGTCGGCCAGGAGGGCGTGGTGCTTGCGATTCTAGTGCAGAGGCGACGCAACACCAAAGCGGCCAAGTGCTTTTTCAAGAAGCGGCTGAAGGGCCTGCTCTACGTGCCACAGGTCATTGTGACAGACGACCTGAGGTCCTATAGAGCCGCCAAGACCAAGATCATTCCCCGGGTGCAACATCGGCAGAGCCGCTGCCTGAACAACCGTGCAGAGAATGCGCATCAGCCGACCCGGCTACGCGGGCGACGGATGAAGCGCTTCACGTCACCTCGGCAAGCCCGGCAGTTTCTTTCCGCTCAGGGCCTAGTTCTCCAGCACAATACCGCGCCGATCGCGCTCACGCTTTTGCCGTCTGGCACCAGGAGACGTGTGCTCGCTCAACAGCATGATGCAGGCAACTGCCCTGGTGCTGTCCTTCTGCCGTATCGCTCGAGGTAACGTGATGATGCCCTCACGGCGCTTGACTACAAGCACAAGGTAATGTACGTCTGATATGTTACCCGCAGATCGGCGGTAAAGGGGCCAGGGGAAGAACGACGAAGTAGCTGTCGACAGACCTTGGAAATCGCAGCCCGGCTGCGCGGATCGTCAACTGGCGAACCATGAGAAGGAAGCGCGATGACACCGGAGAACGTTCTTTCAAATCCACCACGTGTCCTATCCCAGAAACAAAGGGAATTTTACTTCGAGAATGGCTATCTGCTTTTAGAGCGGATTATTCCGGACGAGGTGATTGACCAGCTGCGCCGTGTCACGGCAGAGGTGGTCAAGGACTCCCGAAGCAGGACACGGTCCGATCACATTTTCGATCTCGAACCTACCCATACAGCCGAGGAGCCGCGGCTTCGCAGGCTCTCCAGTCCAGTTGACTATCATCCCTATTACTGGGAGTTTTGTTCCCACTCGATCCTGGGAGATATCGTCGCCGATCTTGTCGGCACAGACGTCAAGTTTCATCATTCAAAGCTAAACTTCAAATGGGCTCGTGGCGGGGCTGAGGTGAAATGGCACCAGGACATTCAGTTCTGGCCGCACACGAACTACTCGCCACTAACAGTCGGCACATACCTCTACGACTGCGGTATGGATCAAGGACCGCTTGCCGTGATCCCGAGGAGTCATAGCGGCGAGCTGTTCGATCAGTACGGTACCGACGGCAACTGGACCGGCTTCATCTCGGATCGGGACCTTGAGCGGGTAGATCTCGTATCGGCCGTCTATCTGCCTGGCCCGGCTGGATCGATTACCATCCACAACTGCCGGACGGTGCACGGCTCGCGACCAAATGAGTCGCCATCGGGACGTCCGCTGTTGCTGCATACCTTTAGTTCGGCAGATGCTATGGCCTATACGCCGAACCCAATCGATAGCCCACATAGTCAGGAGATTATTCGGGGGAAGATGGCGCGTTATGCCCATCACGATCCGCGCCCATGCCAAGTGCCGCCAGACTGGTCAGGAGGATATAAGTCGATCTTCCATTATCAGCAGAGGGAGAACAAGGTGATGGCGATGTGAGATTGATGCGATAGGGCAGATTCCGTTTGTCCTATCGGAGTTCTGCTCTGATGCTGGCGTGAGGACGAGCATGCGCCATGTTTACGTCGCGAAGCTCAACAGAGGGCATTGGGGGATTGGTTTCAGCGGCATCAGCCGGGTGCTGTCAAGTTGATGATGTGGCGAGGAATTTTAGGCCGCCGATCTTTGATCGCCTCTTGGGTCAGCCCACCTGGGCCATGCCGGTCGCCTCGCGCCAGGTAGTGAGGGCACGAGTGCGGGCGGCGCGGTATTCGGAGGCGGAGATGAGGTGCCAGCTCAGCTGAAAGTGGTTGTGGATCAGGCTATGGCTAGAGAGGAACGGCTGGGCGTGCCGGCGGATCTGAACCGTTTCATGTGCCGCTCGCGTTTTCGGGTTGTCTGGCGCCAAACTTCGCAGTGATTATTCAGATAGCGGCTTTGCCAATGCTCGCTACCGAGCTTCATCTCCCTCTTCGCCGCCGCATATGATTTCAGCTTGTCGGTTATGACGACCCGCAGCGCATAGCGCAGCCCTTTCAGCAGGTTGCGAAAAGAGCGCTTGGCCGCCTTCTTCTTGCGGCGGCTCTGGACCAGGATGTCGAGGACAACGCCGTTCTGGTCAATTATGCGCCACAGGTAATACTGCTTGCCGCTTATGCTGATGAATACCTCATCCATCCGGTTATATGGGCGGGTTCACGACTACCCGGATTACGGCCCTGCTGAGCGCCATTGAGCAGGATTTCGCAGCTTGGGCGGCAGGCTTTGATCCTATGGCCAATCCCGACCGGCCGGAGTTCACGGATGAGTTCACCTGAACTCTGGCAGCCTACCGGCTCGATGTGGCGCTGCCGGCATTTCGCGCCGCCGTCACCTCGGATTATGGGCGGGAGATCGAGAAGGTCCGCATGCCGGCCCTGGTTATCCAGTCCATGGCTGATGTGGCAGTTCCCCGGGCAGCTGCGAAATGGCTGGCCGGCGCGTTTGCGGCATCCCTCGCTATGATCCCGGCGGACGGCCACTTCCCGCATCTCGTTGCGCCTGGCGCCGTGAATGCCGCATTGAGCCACTTCCTGGATTACGCGCCAGCGGTACCACGAACCTCCTGGTCGGTGTCGCAACGAGGCCCGGTATGAGCATGGATCAGCGCGGCCCAAATTCGGACGACCCCGGATCCATGGCGACGATGGTCGGCATGGAAAAAGTCGGCGGGACGGCAAAAGAGACAGGCGCTCGCCTCATGATCGGACAGGACGCGTTGGCAACCATCCGCACCATCGCCGGGCGGCCTCACCGGCGGATTTCGCTGGGAAACGGGCAGTCAGGGCGGCACAATTTAGGCCCAGCTGCGGCGATCCCTGAGGGTGGACAGGCGGCGGAACGTCCGGGAAGGAACAAGGTATGAAATATGTGAGTGCGGTGTCCGGGGCATTCGCCTTGGCGTTGGGGGCCGGTACAGCACTGACGGTGGCGGGCACACCGACCGCGCAGGCGCATGAGCATGAGGTTCACGATGCCCACAATCCTGGTGAGCGGGGCGCCGTTGCCGCGGCTATCGGGGCCGCTATGGCCGGCGATCATAGGTCGGAGGCGAACCGCGCCCGCGACCGGTTTCGTAACCCCAGGGCAACGCTGCTGTTCTTCGGTTTGAAACCGGACATGACCGTGATGGAGATCTGGCCTGGTGGAGGCGGCTGGTACACTGAAGTGCTGGCCCCGGTGCTGGATGAGAAGGGGCAGCTCGTGGCTGCCAACTTCGACCAGGAGGCAGAGGGTTTCGCCGCCCGCGCCAATGCCGCTTTTGCGGCAAAGCTGGCGGAGCGGCCGGATATCTATGATCGGGTGCGGGTAACGGAGTTCAGCCGTGACGACTTGGCGCCCATCGAGCCAGGCACCGCCGACATGGTGCTGACCTTCCGCAATGTGCACAACTGGATGGCAGCCGGCTGGTTGGATGAGGCCATGGCAGCCATGTATAACAGCCTGAGGCCCGGGGGCGTGCTTGGCCTCGTGGAGCACCGGGCTCCCGACACAGAGCCGCAGGATCCGCAGGCGGCCAGCGGCTACGTTCGCCAGGACTACGTGATCGCCGCGGCCGAGCGCGCCGGCTTCCGTTTCGCCGGTGCCAGCGAGATCAACGCCAATCCGCGTGACACCAAGGACCACCCACGTGGCGTCTGGACCCTTCCCCCCACGCTCCGCCTGGGTGAGGAGCGCCGCAATGAATTCCTCGCCATTGGCGAAAGCGACCGCATGACGCTGAGGTTCGTGAGGCCGGAGTAACGGACCTGTCTATTTCCCCCTCTGCGCCCGAGCGCGAAGACAACAGAATAGATCGCTCAATTTGAGATAGCCGCCGGAAGTTCGTGGCTTGGCCACTTCAGGCGGAGACAGCGGAGAACCCGGCGCCAAGAGCCATCGGCATCGGCATGCCGTAGCCAGGCATTGACGCGGCTTGGCCTCAGCAAAACTTCACTATGGCGTTGTCGCTCGTAATGGTGCGGCGCTCTGCACACAGTGGTTTGAGGCCTTTGGACAGCCCGGACTTTTAAAAGAACCGCGGGTGGCTCGACGCGGAGGAGAAAGGCAATATCGATCCCAACGTGATTCTGGACACTGGTGGCCGGGACAGGCGCCTATGCGGGAGGCGGAAGAGACAACAGGCGCCGATCGGGGCATTCTCACCAAATCGGTCCCGGACTCCGGTGAGAATGCCAGCGTTTCTGTATGAGGCATGGAGGGGAGCGCGGCGGGCGCCAACGACAATATGGTCACGTCGGACGACGGTGCACTGTTCCGCTTCAACGGGGGAGCGGGACGGATACCCTGGCCCTCAGGGCCAAGCCCCCTATTATGCTGTTCAGTACGGCAGGGCCGGGAATCTTGCCAGTCCGCCGAGTTGGTAGGGGGGCGAAGTGCAGTCCTTCAACCACGATGCCTACCAGGTTGGGTTCTGATAACCAGGGTGGGCAGGTCGCGCGGCCCATGCTCTTCTTTCAGCGCGAACGATCCGGTAAAGGCGGTATCCGGGGAACCGCGCAGGCCTCATCTTATCGTACCCGTGTTCATGCCGGTGGAGGTCACCGCCGGCGGGGTCAAACATCTAGAGCACAATCTGCTGACATGTAGATCAGGGTACATATACCAGCATCAGCTTCAGAGTACGGCCATAAAAAATATGATGCGGCATTCCCGACTTGTTCGGGGATTGGGCGCTGCGACAGCAGTCCTGGGTTTCGACTGTGATGGGCTGAACAGTGCAGGTCCGTTGCACCATTTCTGGATGGCCGCAGGATCGTGCTGGGCGGCAGCCTCAGGCCGCGGCATCGAACAAGGTGGCGATGCCAGCGGATCGAGCGGGAACGGGCGCGACTTGCTCTTTGCGAATTACCCCCATGATCTCGTAACCGGCGACGATCCGGCGCGCAGTACGGGACTCCCCCCGGCCCTGGTCGGACCAGTCGCTTCATGACGACTTTCATGATAGGTCAGTCGGCAGGCTTGCGCCCGAGCAGCCTGCTATCCCATGCCACCGGCCGCTCGGCGGACGGAGTGATCCGACCAAAGTCCGGATGCCGGGGGTTGATGATGATGTTCCGGTCCAATTCTGTAACGGCAGACGGCACCGACAGGGCAGCTGCGCGTGCCTCATCAAGCCACTGGTCCCCAAACTGCCGGGCCATCTCCGAATCCTTTTCCTGCCACTCTGGCAGCTTTGTTTCATCCAGGTGCTCGACGAGTTCGTCGGGGATGTCCACGGTGACGTATAGGTCGCCTTTCGGCACACGGCCGATACCGGACCATACGAGCCGCTCAAGCATGCAGATTGCAAAACTGGACCCGCAGTAGATCACTGATCGTCCAGGCGAGTTCCAGCGTCCGCCGAATAGCCGTGCGCCCTCACCCGCGAAGACGGGATGCCCTCCGCCACTGATCCGCCAGACCCGCAACATCAGACCGGAAGGCCGTATTCGATGGCCCCCAGAACGTGTTCAACCCGTTTGGCCCCGACTTCGCTCCTGGCAGCCTCGATAGGGGATCTTCCCTCAAGCAGCGGATGCGGAGCGGTCAGGAACTCCGCCGCGTCGTCCCCATCGTTCCATACCGCCTTCGCCTTTGCCACAATTCGGGCCAGGCGCTCCGTCCGTTCACTCTCCGCCTGGTTCAGCTTCAGGCGGCGGCGCTTGTAAGTCGCCTCGGGCACAATGCTGAGGATGAGCCCGCGTTGATGTTGCGCGTCTCGATAAACGGCCCGGGCGACGTGCCGCAGTGTCTCCTTCGGCAAACCTCCGATGACGGCGAGCTCTAGGTCTCTGAGCGAGCGAACCTCGGTTCCAAGGACCTCCCGCCCGCCGAGCACCTTGGCAATTCCAGCAACGTCCGCTTCCATGCTGACCTCCTGCACCCATTTGGCATCAGTTGCCAACATGGTAGCCTCCAGCTGATCCTGCAAGTGTCCGTTGGCGTCAACAGACCATTGGAACCTGCTGTTGCCTTCTTACAGGACGGCGCAGGTGTCCTTCTTGGCTGTCGCCAAACGCGGTGCAAGCACCGACCAGCATGGGCAGGTGCTTGACATCCTGGTCCAATCTCGCCGAAACACCGCTGTGGCCAAGCGGCGGCTGCACAAGCTGCTGAAACGGCAAGGCTGGGCGCCGCGGGTGATGATCACGGACAAGCTGGCCAGCTACGCGGCGGCGCAGCGGACAATCATGCCCGGTGCCGAGCATCGGCAGCACAAAGGGCTGAACAACAGGGCCGAAAACAGCCACGGCCCATTACGGCATCTAGGCCGCCTTGATCTCGGCAAGGAACCGCTCGACTGTGGTTCGCAGCCCCGCCGACTGCTGCGCCAGCTCCCGCGCCGCCCCCAGAACCTGTGAGGCTGCCGCACCCGTCTGCCCCGCCGCCTCACGCACTTCGGCAATATTGGACGAAACCTCCTGGGTGCCCGCGGCCGCCTGCGCCACATTCCGGCTGATCTCCTGCGTGCTGGCGCCTTGCTGTTCCATGGCCGCAGCAATGGACGTGGAGATTTCATCAACCTGCTGAACGATCCCGCCGATCTCCTGGATGGCCGCGACCACCTCCGCCGAGACCTGCTGAACCGACGCGACCTGCGCCGCAATCTCCTCGGTCGCCTTGGCGGTCTGCGTTGCCAGAGCTTTCACTTCCGAAGCGACAACCGCGAAGCCCTTACCAGCCTCGCCTGCGCGGGCCGCTTCAATGGTGGCGTTGAGCGCCAGCAGGTTTGTCTGGCTGGCGATATCCTGAATGAGCTGGATCACCGCCCCGATCCTCTGGGTCGCGTCCGACAGCCCCTCCACCGTCCGGTTCGTTGCCTGAACCTCAGTTCTGGCCTGGTCAGTAATCGACTTCGAATGAGCCACCTGCA is a window from the Indioceanicola profundi genome containing:
- the ilvD gene encoding dihydroxy-acid dehydratase, which gives rise to MSDKTRKTLRSEFEPGTTRWAVRRAQWLAMGIKEEDFHKPKIAVVNSSSGLSVCYQHLDEVSKAVQSAIRDAGGLPFEIRTVAPSDFVTSAGRKARYLMPSRDLLVNDVEVQVEGAELDGMVLLASCDKTTPGQLMAAGRLNIPSLVLTCGYQLGGQCGGKSVDIEDLYNSVGTYKSGQITLDDLTAMSCQAIKGPGVCAGLATANSMHVLAEALGMALTGNAPIRANGPALYDYAAKAGSAIVRLIEQDLRPRQIMTPGAFRNAIRVAQALGCSVNTVRHLTAIAIETQCDIDVVAEYDRLSHDSVQITQVRPNGPHRIEDLDKAGGCAGAMRQLSPKLDLDVMTVTGKTMGANLAEVPAPDETYIRPLDRPFRNEPGLVIIRGNLAPDGAVVKLSAVPAAVRTFEGTARVFEDEDLAIKGLEDGSIQRGQVIVLRNLGPKGGPGTVFACSFMAALVGAGLSSGVAVVTDGELSGLNSGITVGQVMPEAAEGGPLALVRDDDRIAIDLNQLSIELLVPDADLAERAKSWTPPAPPSQFGWLSLYGQLVQPLSKGAVLGRRNW
- a CDS encoding phytanoyl-CoA dioxygenase family protein, coding for MTPENVLSNPPRVLSQKQREFYFENGYLLLERIIPDEVIDQLRRVTAEVVKDSRSRTRSDHIFDLEPTHTAEEPRLRRLSSPVDYHPYYWEFCSHSILGDIVADLVGTDVKFHHSKLNFKWARGGAEVKWHQDIQFWPHTNYSPLTVGTYLYDCGMDQGPLAVIPRSHSGELFDQYGTDGNWTGFISDRDLERVDLVSAVYLPGPAGSITIHNCRTVHGSRPNESPSGRPLLLHTFSSADAMAYTPNPIDSPHSQEIIRGKMARYAHHDPRPCQVPPDWSGGYKSIFHYQQRENKVMAM
- a CDS encoding DDE-type integrase/transposase/recombinase, coding for MDEVFISISGKQYYLWRIIDQNGVVLDILVQSRRKKKAAKRSFRNLLKGLRYALRVVITDKLKSYAAAKREMKLGSEHWQSRYLNNHCEVWRQTTRKRERHMKRFRSAGTPSRSSLAIA
- a CDS encoding FAD-dependent oxidoreductase, with protein sequence MNRSEPFTGWTTACRLEQDPDLQVLADVDVLVVGGGAAGVAAATVAAEAGRSVALIERYGFCGGAAVAGMSGTICGMYLASERQNQPEQVVFGFTERFRQAIEQRGGLTKPQIYGKTFTVTHDPLMWRETADSFLVEADVCVLFHTVVTGVLMSADTYRGVIVESNAGRSMIYAKRIIDASGDAAVVARAGHRYVFGDNGKIQNPTMFFRLGNVDIERYLAYYGEDTICPPKLTEAIQQANASGAYNLPRHKIWIFPTPRANELMVNATRLSSKDGRMLNVIDPADFTEAEISGRQQVRDYARFLAETVPGCENSYVVDTGVEAGIRQTRSIVGVDRLRNDDVVEGRKRPDGICRVPWPIELHAGEKPKLHWLLDDYYEVPYLALVPEIGENIIVAGRCLSAEHEALASARVTAQCFEYGHAAASAAIMSLNDNTPFRDLPGDAVRDMMKRNGSAL
- a CDS encoding class I SAM-dependent methyltransferase — its product is MKYVSAVSGAFALALGAGTALTVAGTPTAQAHEHEVHDAHNPGERGAVAAAIGAAMAGDHRSEANRARDRFRNPRATLLFFGLKPDMTVMEIWPGGGGWYTEVLAPVLDEKGQLVAANFDQEAEGFAARANAAFAAKLAERPDIYDRVRVTEFSRDDLAPIEPGTADMVLTFRNVHNWMAAGWLDEAMAAMYNSLRPGGVLGLVEHRAPDTEPQDPQAASGYVRQDYVIAAAERAGFRFAGASEINANPRDTKDHPRGVWTLPPTLRLGEERRNEFLAIGESDRMTLRFVRPE
- a CDS encoding antitoxin Xre/MbcA/ParS toxin-binding domain-containing protein translates to MLATDAKWVQEVSMEADVAGIAKVLGGREVLGTEVRSLRDLELAVIGGLPKETLRHVARAVYRDAQHQRGLILSIVPEATYKRRRLKLNQAESERTERLARIVAKAKAVWNDGDDAAEFLTAPHPLLEGRSPIEAARSEVGAKRVEHVLGAIEYGLPV
- a CDS encoding RES family NAD+ phosphorylase; this translates as MLRVWRISGGGHPVFAGEGARLFGGRWNSPGRSVIYCGSSFAICMLERLVWSGIGRVPKGDLYVTVDIPDELVEHLDETKLPEWQEKDSEMARQFGDQWLDEARAAALSVPSAVTELDRNIIINPRHPDFGRITPSAERPVAWDSRLLGRKPAD